The Candidatus Binatia bacterium genomic interval CCACTATTACGATCCGATGCTCGCCAAACTGATCGTCTACGGCAGCGATCGTCCGGCGGCGATCGCGCGGCTGCGCACCGCGCTCGATGATTTCACGGTCGACGGCGTGCGGACGAATCTGCCGCTGCTGCTCTGGATCGCGAACGACGAGGCGTTTGCCGCCGGCGAGACGACGACGAGTTTTCTCGCCCAGCGTCTGGATGAATCGATTTTCGCCGCCGCCGCGCCGCCGAGCGATGCGGTGCTGCTCGCCGCGGCGGCGCTGCTCGTCGACGGTCTCGCACCGTGGCGCGTCGGCGACGTTGGAATTCCGCTGCGCTTCGAGTCGGGCACCGCGCGCGTCGAGCTCGCCGCCGACGCGACGACCGAGCCCGGCGTCTGGAATCTATCGGGCGACGTCGCGGGCGAGCTGCGCGCCCGGCGGCGCGGTGAGATCGTCGACGCCGCTTGCGGCAACGCGGACGTCTCGGGCAGGGTTACGTATGGTGACGATGCGATCCACGTCCATCTCGACGGCCGCACGTGGGAGTTCTCGCCCGCGCGGCCGCCCTCGGTCGATGCGAGCGGCGGCGGTTACGCCGCCACGGGAGACGCGGCCGTCACCGCGCCGATGCCGGGAAAGATCGTGAAGGTCGCCGTCAAGGACGGCGATAGCGTCGCCGAGCGCGCGCTGCTCGTCGTGCTCGAGGCGATGAAGATGGAACACCGCATCGAAGCCTCGGCGGCGGCGAGCGTGAAGGCCGTGCTCGTGAAGGAAGGGCAGATCGTCGCCGCGGGTACGCCGCTGGTGGAGCTCGAGGTATGAATCTGCCGAAGCGCGTCACGCTCTTCGAGATGGGCGCACGCGACGGTCTGCAGAACGAACGCGCGATTATCTCGACCGACGACAAAGTGCGTTACATCGACCTGCTCTCGGAGAGCGGGCTGCGGTGGATCGAAGCGACCTCGTTCGTCAGCCCGAAGGCGATTCCGCAGCTCGCCGATGCCGCGGAGGTCTTCGCGCGCATCCGCAAAGCGCCGGGAGTGCGCTATCCGGTGCTCGTTCCGAACCTCAAGGGCTACGAGCGGGCGAAGGCCGCCGGCGCCGACGCGATCGCCGTCTTCACCGCGGCGTCGGAGCGCTTCACGAAGCGCAACATCAACATGACGATCGACGAGTCCCTCGCGATCTTCGCCGACGTCGTGCGCGCGGCGACGAGCGACGGGATGTGGGTGCGCGGCTACGTCTCGACGGCGTTCGGCTCGCCGTTCGGCGACGAGGTGACGCCGCAGATGGTCGTCAGCGTCAGCGTGAAGTTGATGGAGATGGGCTGCGACGAGCTCTCGATCGGCGATACGATCGGCGTCGGCGTTCCTAGCCAGGTCGACGCGCTGATCCCGCCGCTCGCCGCAAAGATTCCGCTCGATCGTATCGCGATGCATTTCCACGACACGCGCGGCACCGCGCTCGCAAACGTCTACGCCTCGCTGCAGCAGGGAATCGCGAAGTTCGACGCTTCGTCGGGCGGCTTAGGCGGCTGCCCGTACGCTCCCGGCGCGACCGGCAACGTCGGCACGGAGGACGTGCTCTACCTCCTCCACCAAATGGGCATCGAGACCGGCGTCGATCTCGCAAAGGTGCGCGCCGCGTCGCGCTTTATCGCAACCGTGGTCGACCACGAGCTCACGAGTAAAGCGTTCCAGGCAATGGAGGCCGCTACTAGCGTAGTCTGAGCGGTCCTTCGACAGGCTCAGGATGACACCGAAAACGGGCTACCGTAAGCGAAGCGGGATCACGAAGCGCGTTGCGGTGTGCGATTCGCTGTATGCGCTGATCTTATTGTCGACGAGTCCGGCCGCGATTCCCGAGGAGCGAACCTCGTCGTCGTTCGGCGACGCGCCGCGGCCCTTCGGATGAAAGACCCAGAGCGCGCCGCTCGGCTTGAGATGTGAGGCGGCGCGCGCCAAGCGCGTGAGATCGCGCGGAGCGTCGACGCGCAGGAAGATCAGGTCGTAACGCGTGCGCAGCGCGAGGGCGGCACCCTTCGCCAGCCGCGCGTTGAGCGCCATGGTAAAGCTCTCTTCGTGGCGGCCGACGAGCGCGACGTGTGCCTCGGCGACGACGCCGAGTTTCTCGAAGAGCGTGCGTCCGGAGTAATCCCGCTCGACTGTCGCAGCCATCAGAAGCCCAGATTCTTGGGCTTCGGCGGAATTTCCGTGTAGGCCATCGGCCGGTCCCACCAATCGTGAAGGCGCGCGCGGAGGCGCTCTTCGCTCGGCGGCGGCGGCACGCGCAGTTCGAGCGCTCTCTCGTAGGCGCCGAGATAGCGGTCGATCATGCGCTCGACGGTGAAGTTCGCCTCGACGTGCGCGCGACAGGCCTGCCGGTCGAGCGACGCCAGCAGCGGCACGCGCGCGACGGCCTCGTCGACGGAGTCGCACAGGAAGCCGGTCGCGCCGTCCACGACGATCTCCGGCAGCGATCCCATGCGCGCGCCGAGCACCGGCGTACCGCAAGCCATCGCTTCGATCGTCGTCAACCCGAAGCGCTCCGGGCGCGTCGTCATATGGACGAGCGCGAGCGCGTTGGAGAGGAGTTCGTTACGTGCCTCGCGTTCGACGGCCCCGAGAAACTGCACGCGATCGCCGTCTACGTGCGGCAGAACCTGTTCGCGAAAGTACGCCTCGTCCTGCGGTATCGCGGCGATCTTCAAGCGCACGCCGGCGCGCCTGGCGATCTCGATCGCGAGATGCGTACCTTTCTCGGGATGGAAGCGCCCGAGAAAGCATAGATACTCGCCGGGCGTCGCGCCGAACCGAAAGAGCGCGGGATTGATGCCGTTGTACGTCGTGGCGAGATAATCGAGTCCGGGATCGCGGTCGGCATCGGAGATCGAGCAGTAGAAACTGCGCCCCGCGGCCGCGTAGTATGCCGCCAGAATTTGCGGCGACGAGAAACCGTGGATCGTCGTCAGCAGCGGCGGCGCGGTCGAGCCGAGCGCGTAGGTCAGCGGCTTCCAATCGAAGTGATTGTTGACGAGATCGAAATCGGACAGGCGCGCGAAGCACTGCCCGATGTGCAGCGCGGTGAAGACCTCGTCGTTGAGCGCCCGATCCTCGTTGAGGCCGACCGGAACCGCCGATACGAGCGTTCCGTCGAAGCGTGAGTTGCCGGTCGCAAAGAGCGTTACGTCGAGACCGCGACGGCGCATGCCGTCGGCGACGTCGAACGCGACCTGCTCCCACGGTCCGTAGCCGGGCGGCGGTGCGGGCCACGAAATCGCAGCCAGCACGGCCAGCCGCAGACCTTTGAGATCCACCGGTTTAGAAGTCGTCGTCGACGACGTGATCGTTGCCCTGCGCGACCGCGAGGTTGAAGTGCGTGCGCCGAATGAGCCTCTCCATCGCCAACTCGGCGAACGGCGGCACCGGCGCCGCGCGCGTGTAGTCGAACATGTCGCTGAGATCGTCGTCGGTCGCGTCGCGCCGGCCCATATTTCCCAGCGCCCAGTTCTTCTCGATGAACGTCGTGATCGAAGTGGATTCGCGCCGCGTATGCGAGACGTACGGAAGCGCGCCCGGCTTCTGCGGATCGTAGTTCGAACGGGCCCACGCCGAGATCACGACGATCGGAATGCGAAAGCCCCAACTCGTTCCGTCGGGCCCGGGCGGCGGATCGACGCGATCGTACCAGCCGCCGGAGTCGTCCCACGTGAGGACGATCGCGCTGTCCTTATAGTAGTCGCACTCCGGTGCCGCGCGACGGCTCTGCACGAGCGCGAGGTAGATCGAGCCGACCCAGCCGGGTCCGCCCGCGCTCAGGTTCCCCGCGTGATCGGAGTCGAGCCAGTTCGGCATGACGAACGAGACTTGCGGGAGCCGGCAGTTCTGGATGTCGCCGAGGATCGTGCCCGACGGCGTGACGACGTTACGCCCCCAGTCGGGGCCGTAACGGATCTTGCGGAACGCGTCGTAGATGTTGACCGTCGGATCGCTCACGTCGTTATACGCGCCGGTGTAATACTTCCACGAGACGTGCGCGGCGTCGAGCAGATCGGCGATCGACGTCTGATCGAAGCAGGGAAAGACGCCGGGTTTGATCGTCTCTTCGCCCGCTCCGAAGAGCGGGACGGTCGTACCGGCCTTCGAGTCGCAGCCCCAGATCGCGTCGTTCGGATTGCCCGCGATCCGGCTCTGCGCGGTCGCGAGCGTGAAGTGGCTCGGAAACGTCGGCACGAGGCGCGGCGCGAAGTTTTCGTCGGCGAGCGCGTAACGCGCAGCCAGCAGATGGTAGATCGTCGTCTCGGACGCCGGAAGATACGCGTACTCGAAGCCCGGCGCGGGCGTCGGGGCGCCGAGCAGCGTTCGCACCGCGTCGTTCGCGAAGCCGTCCATCCTGCCGCGGTTCCACTCGCCGAGCAGCGCGTGGTGATTGTGGCTCGGGTCGGCCGGA includes:
- a CDS encoding glycosyltransferase family 4 protein; protein product: MDLKGLRLAVLAAISWPAPPPGYGPWEQVAFDVADGMRRRGLDVTLFATGNSRFDGTLVSAVPVGLNEDRALNDEVFTALHIGQCFARLSDFDLVNNHFDWKPLTYALGSTAPPLLTTIHGFSSPQILAAYYAAAGRSFYCSISDADRDPGLDYLATTYNGINPALFRFGATPGEYLCFLGRFHPEKGTHLAIEIARRAGVRLKIAAIPQDEAYFREQVLPHVDGDRVQFLGAVEREARNELLSNALALVHMTTRPERFGLTTIEAMACGTPVLGARMGSLPEIVVDGATGFLCDSVDEAVARVPLLASLDRQACRAHVEANFTVERMIDRYLGAYERALELRVPPPPSEERLRARLHDWWDRPMAYTEIPPKPKNLGF
- a CDS encoding alkaline phosphatase family protein; its protein translation is MKRLAFLAALVLGASGASGSTSSNPTLLGQQITGSPIRHVIVLVQENRTFDNLFASSVLARGGPYPGAQTAQTTTVDGKIVKLKAVPFEYPADPSHNHHALLGEWNRGRMDGFANDAVRTLLGAPTPAPGFEYAYLPASETTIYHLLAARYALADENFAPRLVPTFPSHFTLATAQSRIAGNPNDAIWGCDSKAGTTVPLFGAGEETIKPGVFPCFDQTSIADLLDAAHVSWKYYTGAYNDVSDPTVNIYDAFRKIRYGPDWGRNVVTPSGTILGDIQNCRLPQVSFVMPNWLDSDHAGNLSAGGPGWVGSIYLALVQSRRAAPECDYYKDSAIVLTWDDSGGWYDRVDPPPGPDGTSWGFRIPIVVISAWARSNYDPQKPGALPYVSHTRRESTSITTFIEKNWALGNMGRRDATDDDLSDMFDYTRAAPVPPFAELAMERLIRRTHFNLAVAQGNDHVVDDDF
- a CDS encoding hydroxymethylglutaryl-CoA lyase; the encoded protein is MNLPKRVTLFEMGARDGLQNERAIISTDDKVRYIDLLSESGLRWIEATSFVSPKAIPQLADAAEVFARIRKAPGVRYPVLVPNLKGYERAKAAGADAIAVFTAASERFTKRNINMTIDESLAIFADVVRAATSDGMWVRGYVSTAFGSPFGDEVTPQMVVSVSVKLMEMGCDELSIGDTIGVGVPSQVDALIPPLAAKIPLDRIAMHFHDTRGTALANVYASLQQGIAKFDASSGGLGGCPYAPGATGNVGTEDVLYLLHQMGIETGVDLAKVRAASRFIATVVDHELTSKAFQAMEAATSVV